The proteins below are encoded in one region of Styela clava chromosome 4, kaStyClav1.hap1.2, whole genome shotgun sequence:
- the LOC120326654 gene encoding uncharacterized protein LOC120326654: MSRNSARRNPTDQNVTVLKNRIKDLEGEVGTLKARLDELRKAKNNTILKREREVIHVGEPTLGRPVGVETSKYKELEKKLSDSEARYAALKKELSDFKEELKNKDLAKHKTEEQSEMWKKKYHELEADVNSLQMNHEIELGKCKAKVREKTAEAEDLSTELERLRERLEIKAMQEEHKGRENTDREGHITKLTNDNAFLREKIETLYLELSVKEAQWTEREEKYKVEIKKEWGEKYGVWMAATEKRLKELHEANEMLKSCLYKGERKHKDNLKGFDEDDEKDGESGSSSAT; this comes from the exons ATGTCGAGAAATTCAGCACGCAGAAATCCAACTGATCAAAATGTAACGGTATTGAAAAACAGAATCAAAGATTTAGAAGGAGAAGTCGGAACTCTAAAAGCT CGTTTGGATGAACTTCGAAAAGCGAAAAATAATACTATTTTGAAACGAGAAAGAGAAGTCATACATGTGGGAGAACCGACTCTAGGAAGGCCTGTGGGAGTTGAAACGTCTAAATATAAAGAGCTGGAGAAGAAATTATCAGATTCTGAAGCAAGATATGCTGCTTTAAAAAAAGAACTGTCCGATTTTAAAgaggaattaaaaaataaagatttagcAAAACATAAAACAGAAGAACAGAGCGAAATGTGGAAGAAAAAATATCACga GCTAGAAGCTGATGTGAATAGTCTTCAGATGAATCATGAAATTGAACTGGGGAAATGCAAAGCCAAAGTTCGAGAGAAGACAGCAGAGGCTGAAGATTTATCAACCGAACTTGAAAGACTTCGCGAACGATTAGAAATAAAAGCAATGCAAGAAGAACACAAAGGCAGGGAAAATAC AGATCGAGAAGGGCATATTACAAAATTGACAAACGACAACGCATTTCTTCGTGAAAAGATTGAAACTTTATACCTGGAGTTAAGTGTTAAAGAAGCGCAATGGACGGAAAGAGAAGAAAAATACAAAGTAGAA ATAAAAAAGGAATGGGGAGAAAAATACGGAGTTTGGATGGCTGCCACTGAAAAACGACTCAAAGAACTACACGAAGCaaatgaaatgttaaaaagttGTTTGTATAAGGGGGAAAGAAAACATAAAGATAATCTGAAAGGGTTTGATGAAGATGATGAAAAAGATGGCGAAAGTGGAAGTTCGTCTGCAACATGA